One genomic segment of Salarias fasciatus chromosome 8, fSalaFa1.1, whole genome shotgun sequence includes these proteins:
- the fam20a gene encoding pseudokinase FAM20A encodes MRRDRLFLAGTLTALFSADLYFILLPKLRGAGRTAGRPCPCGRGDASLPGLGGLATPRLSNWTAPPPSGAAPGPTDGGSKLERLFSHPLYNIETPALRPEERLLQAEQLIEYYRKKVSRWERHMKMYSVAAAVSNVSVAQHDVTYDPQASWLKFHLGISRYALYSRDDPAVLQLLRDMQSMAVVSADYTQDEKALKGACDCTQVVKPSGHHLKLALKMRNFAKAMFKPMRQQRDDQTPEDVFYFVDFQRHNAEIAAFHLDRVLDFRRVPPVAGRLLNITEEVLQVTLNEDLRSVFFTSPANNTCFFAKCLYVCKTEYAVCGSPDLLEGSLSAYLPGLSIAPRVSIASPFTRSYTFAGREEWEVNPFYCDTLKQMYPYNSGNRLLNIIDMSVFDFLTGNMDRHHYEIFTRFGDEGFLLHLDNARGFGKHSHDEMSILAPLTQCCLIKRSTLLRLQLLARPAFRLSDVMRESLQADPLRPILTEPHLLALDRRLQKVLRAVQRCVRRLGEAEVVTRDFVKVTAGPQTATAPGRAR; translated from the exons ATGAGGAGAGACCGCCTCTTCCTGGCCGGGACCCTCACTGCCCTCTTCTCCGCCGACCTCTACTTCATCCTGCTGCCCAAGCTGCGGGGCGCGGGCCGGACGGCGGGCCGCCCCTGCCCCTGCGGCCGGGGCGACGCGTCGCTGCCCGGGCTCGGCGGCCTCGCCACGCCGCGCCTGTCCAACTGGACCGCGCCCCCGCCGAGCGGGGCGGCGCCCGGGCCGACCGACGGCGGCTCCAAGCTGGAGCGGCTCTTCTCGCATCCGCTGTACAACATCGAGACGCCGGCGCTGAGGCCGGaggagaggctgctgcaggcggaGCAGCTGATCGAGTACTACAGGAAGAAGGTGTCCCGCTGGGAAAG aCACATGAAGATGTACAGCGTGGCGGCGGCCGTGTCCAACGTCAGCGTGGCCCAGCACGACGTGACCTACGACCCCCAAGCCAGCTGGCTGAAGTTCCACCTGGGGATCAGCCGCTACGCCCTGTACAGCCGGGACGACCCcgccgtgctgcagctgctccgggACATGCAGAGCATGGCGGTGGTCAGCGCAG ATTACACTCAGGATGAAAAAGCCCTGAAAGGAGCTTGTGACTGCACCCAAG tgGTGAAGCCCAGCGGACATCACCTGAAACTGGCCCTGAAGATGCGCAACTTCGCAAAAGCCATGTTCAAACCCATGAG gcaGCAGAGAGACGACCAGACTCCAGAGGACGTCTTCTACTTCGTTGACTTCCAGCGGCACAACGCAGAGATCGCCGCcttccacctggacag GGTCCTGGACTTCCGGAGGGTCCCGCCTGTGGCTGGCCGGCTGCTCAACATCACAGAGGAAGTCCTGCAGGTCACCCTCAACGAAGACCTGCGCTCCGTCTTCTTCACCTCCCCAG caaacaacacCTGCTTCTTCGCCAAGTGCCTGTACGTGTGCAAGACGGAGTACGCGGTGTGCGGCAGCCCCGACCTGCTGGAGGGCTCGCTGTCGGCCTACCTGCCCGGCCTCAGCATCGCCCCGCGGGTCTCCATCGCCAGCCCCTTCACGCGCTCCTACACCTTCGCCGGACGAGAGGA GTGGGAGGTCAACCCGTTTTACTGCGACACGCTGAAACAGATGTACCCCTACAACTCTGGAAACAGGCTGCTCAACATCATAGACATGTCCGTCTTCGACTTCCTCACAG GGAACATGGACAGACACCACTATGAGATTTTCACCAGGTTTGGGGACGAAGGCTTCCTGCTGCACCTGGACAACGCCCGAGG GTTCGGGAAACACTCGCATGACGAGATGTCCATCCTGGCGCCACTGACTCAGTGCTGCTT GATCAAGCGCTCCACGCtgctcaggctgcagctcctggcCCGGCCGGCGTTCCGGCTCAGCGACGTGATGCGGGAGTCGCTGCAGGCCGACCCCCTGCGGCCCATCCTGACCGAGCCCCACCTGCTGGCGCTGGACCGCCGGCTGCAGAAGGTGCTGCGCGCCGTGCAGCGCTGCGTCCGCCGGCTGGGCGAGGCCGAGGTGGTCACCCGGGATTTCGTCAAGGTCACGGCCGGCCCTCAGACCGCCACAGCGCCGGGCCGGGCCAGGTAA